A genomic stretch from Candidatus Coatesbacteria bacterium includes:
- the leuD gene encoding 3-isopropylmalate dehydratase small subunit (catalyzes the isomerization between 2-isopropylmalate and 3-isopropylmalate in leucine biosynthesis): MKFTGKAWVVGDDIDTDQIYHGQYLPLTDPTEMAAHALEYVPGKEDFPQRVSPGDILIAGKNFGCGSSREHAVVCIQENGVACIVAESFSRIFYRNAVNLGYRVLECPGVSEIVEEGQTLEVDLDSGLVRNLDTGDEVTGVPLSDVEAEISKAGGLLAYLKARA; encoded by the coding sequence ATGAAATTCACCGGCAAGGCCTGGGTCGTCGGCGACGACATCGACACCGACCAGATCTACCACGGCCAGTACCTGCCCCTGACCGATCCCACCGAGATGGCCGCCCACGCCCTCGAATACGTCCCCGGCAAAGAAGACTTTCCTCAACGAGTCTCCCCTGGAGACATCCTGATCGCGGGAAAGAACTTCGGCTGCGGCAGCTCCCGCGAGCACGCCGTCGTCTGCATCCAGGAGAACGGCGTCGCCTGCATCGTCGCCGAATCCTTCAGCCGCATCTTCTACCGCAACGCCGTCAACCTCGGCTACCGCGTCCTCGAATGCCCCGGCGTCAGCGAGATAGTCGAGGAGGGCCAGACCCTCGAGGTCGACCTCGACTCCGGCCTGGTGCGCAACCTGGACACCGGAGACGAGGTCACCGGAGTGCCCCTCTCCGACGTCGAGGCCGAGATCTCCAAGGCCGGCGGCCTGCTGGCCTACCTCAAAGCCCGGGCCTGA
- the pyrB gene encoding aspartate carbamoyltransferase yields the protein MANPRHFIDLEEYTPEEILQILELAQEMEARVRFEKATKGGSPIEPLLPYRVMASLFWEPSTRTRLSFETAMIRLGGSLVGFAEAASSSVAKGESLADTIRMSAHYADCIVMRHPKDGAAYLAGKYSSVPVLNGGDGGHLHPSQTLLDLYTIYKEFGTLSDLKVGLCGDLLYGRTTHSLAVALAAFNSDCVAFSPAELELPDHVVHHLTRYGRTIEQRRELTGFLEDLNVLYMTRIQRERFDDPTVYERVAHAYVLDAAVMETAPADMIVMHPLPRVDEIAVEVDADPRARYFEQAFNGVPARMALIDVLLGRTHLHGQRGENWRRVISHEGSCPNKRCITHFDANATPEFYERSRGVPACRYCDTLRD from the coding sequence ATGGCCAACCCCCGCCATTTTATCGACTTGGAAGAGTACACTCCGGAGGAGATCCTGCAGATCCTCGAACTGGCCCAGGAGATGGAGGCCCGGGTCCGCTTCGAGAAGGCCACCAAGGGCGGCTCGCCCATCGAGCCCCTGCTGCCCTATCGGGTGATGGCCTCCCTGTTCTGGGAACCCTCGACGCGCACCCGGCTGTCCTTCGAGACGGCGATGATCCGCCTGGGGGGCTCCCTGGTCGGCTTCGCCGAGGCCGCCTCCAGCTCCGTGGCCAAGGGCGAATCCCTGGCCGACACTATCCGGATGAGCGCCCACTACGCCGACTGCATCGTCATGCGCCATCCCAAGGACGGCGCGGCCTATCTGGCGGGCAAGTACTCCAGCGTCCCCGTGCTCAACGGCGGCGACGGCGGTCACCTGCATCCCAGCCAAACCCTCCTCGACCTCTACACCATCTACAAGGAGTTCGGCACCCTGTCCGACCTCAAGGTCGGCCTTTGCGGTGATCTGCTCTACGGCCGCACAACCCACTCCCTCGCCGTGGCCCTGGCGGCCTTCAACTCCGACTGCGTGGCCTTCAGTCCGGCGGAGCTCGAGCTGCCCGATCACGTCGTCCACCACCTGACCCGCTACGGCCGGACCATCGAGCAGCGCCGCGAACTCACGGGTTTCCTCGAGGATCTCAACGTCCTCTACATGACCCGCATCCAGCGCGAGCGCTTCGACGACCCGACGGTCTACGAGCGCGTGGCCCACGCCTACGTCCTCGACGCCGCCGTGATGGAGACGGCGCCGGCGGACATGATCGTTATGCACCCCCTGCCCCGGGTCGACGAGATCGCCGTCGAGGTCGACGCCGATCCCCGCGCCCGCTACTTCGAGCAGGCCTTCAACGGTGTCCCGGCCCGCATGGCCCTGATCGACGTTCTCCTCGGACGGACCCACCTCCACGGTCAGCGGGGCGAGAACTGGCGCCGCGTCATCTCCCACGAGGGAAGCTGTCCCAACAAGCGCTGCATCACCCACTTCGACGCCAACGCCACACCGGAGTTCTACGAGCGCAGCCGCGGCGTCCCGGCCTGCCGTTACTGCGACACCCTGCGGGACTGA